The following proteins are co-located in the Pseudomonas cavernae genome:
- a CDS encoding outer membrane protein OmpK, whose product MNHTLPALILAGGLLATTGQAAAGDLLLWQDNSLSFLWGKDFKVNPPTQQTWTFEHASGWSFGDLFIFVDQINYQGEADSQLGKDTYYGEISPRLSFGKVFDQKLEFGPIKDVLLAGTYERGENSTQNYLLGPGFDLAIPGFDYFQLNFYYRKPDGISGQPSGQWQVTPTWSYTLPVGNSDLVIDGFIDWVWNNKDATTSRPTDMHANLHINPQIKYDLGKAMGWGAVKKFYVGVEYDYWSDKYAIDDNSFLGDEILGGTDQSALSFLAKVHF is encoded by the coding sequence ATGAACCATACCCTCCCCGCCCTCATACTCGCCGGCGGCCTGCTCGCCACGACCGGCCAGGCCGCGGCCGGCGACCTGCTGCTGTGGCAGGACAACAGCCTGTCGTTCCTGTGGGGCAAGGACTTCAAGGTCAACCCGCCGACCCAGCAGACCTGGACCTTCGAGCACGCCAGCGGCTGGAGCTTCGGCGACCTGTTCATCTTCGTCGACCAGATCAACTATCAGGGCGAAGCCGACTCCCAGCTCGGCAAGGACACCTATTACGGCGAGATTTCCCCGCGCCTGTCGTTCGGCAAGGTCTTCGACCAGAAGCTGGAATTCGGCCCGATCAAGGACGTGCTGCTCGCCGGCACCTACGAGCGCGGCGAAAACAGCACGCAGAACTACCTGCTCGGCCCGGGCTTCGACCTGGCCATCCCCGGCTTCGACTACTTCCAGCTGAACTTCTACTACCGCAAACCGGACGGCATCAGCGGCCAGCCCAGCGGCCAGTGGCAGGTCACCCCGACCTGGTCCTACACCCTCCCGGTGGGCAACTCCGACCTGGTGATCGACGGCTTCATCGACTGGGTGTGGAACAACAAGGACGCCACCACCAGCCGGCCGACCGACATGCACGCCAACCTGCACATCAACCCGCAGATCAAGTACGACCTGGGCAAGGCCATGGGTTGGGGCGCGGTGAAGAAGTTCTACGTCGGCGTCGAGTACGACTACTGGTCGGACAAGTACGCCATCGACGACAACAGCTTCCTCGGCGACGAGATCCTCGGCGGCACCGACCAGAGCGCCCTGAGCTTCCTGGCCAAAGTGCACTTCTGA
- the ada gene encoding bifunctional DNA-binding transcriptional regulator/O6-methylguanine-DNA methyltransferase Ada — protein MKTAKQLPPSATERDPRWAAVLARDPAADGQFVYAVKTTGVYCRPSSPSRRPRPENVEFFASAAQAEAAGYRPSKRAAADQVSVAAQHAALVAAACRQIETADDLPGLRQLATSAGLSPHHFHRVFKAVTGLTPKAYASAHRARQVRERLGHAGSVTEALYDAGFNSNSRFYEAADRLLGMTPSSYRAGGVDTAIRFAIGQCSLGAILVAQSERGVCAILLGDDPEALLRELQDQFPRADLIGGEPDFEQLVARVVGFIEAPALGLDLPLDVRGTAFQQRVWQALREIPLGSTASYAEIAARIGAPKAVRAVAQACGANHLAVAIPCHRVVRSDGALSGYRWGVERKRTLLERETPA, from the coding sequence ATGAAGACAGCCAAGCAACTCCCGCCCAGCGCCACCGAGCGCGACCCGCGCTGGGCCGCCGTGCTGGCCCGCGACCCGGCGGCCGACGGCCAGTTCGTCTACGCGGTGAAGACCACCGGGGTGTATTGCCGGCCGAGCAGCCCGTCGCGCCGGCCACGGCCGGAGAACGTCGAGTTCTTCGCCAGCGCCGCCCAGGCCGAAGCCGCCGGCTATCGGCCGAGCAAGCGCGCCGCCGCCGATCAGGTCAGCGTCGCGGCGCAGCATGCGGCGCTGGTCGCCGCCGCCTGCCGGCAGATCGAGACGGCCGACGACCTGCCCGGTCTGCGGCAGCTGGCCACGTCCGCCGGCCTCAGCCCGCACCATTTCCATCGGGTGTTCAAGGCCGTCACCGGACTGACGCCCAAGGCCTACGCCAGCGCCCACCGCGCCCGCCAGGTGCGCGAGCGCCTGGGCCACGCCGGCTCGGTCACCGAGGCGCTGTACGACGCCGGCTTCAACTCCAACAGTCGCTTCTACGAGGCCGCCGACCGCCTGCTGGGGATGACCCCCAGCAGCTACCGCGCCGGCGGCGTCGACACCGCGATCCGCTTCGCCATCGGCCAGTGCTCGCTTGGCGCGATCCTGGTGGCGCAGAGCGAACGCGGGGTATGCGCCATCCTCCTCGGCGACGATCCGGAGGCGCTGCTGCGTGAGCTGCAGGACCAGTTCCCGCGGGCCGATCTGATCGGCGGCGAGCCTGACTTCGAGCAACTGGTCGCGCGGGTGGTCGGTTTCATCGAGGCGCCGGCGCTGGGCCTCGACCTGCCGCTGGACGTGCGCGGCACCGCCTTCCAACAACGGGTCTGGCAGGCGCTGCGGGAGATTCCGCTGGGCAGCACGGCCAGCTACGCCGAGATCGCCGCGCGCATCGGCGCGCCCAAGGCGGTGCGCGCGGTGGCCCAGGCCTGCGGCGCCAACCACCTGGCGGTGGCGATTCCCTGCCATCGGGTGGTGCGCAGCGACGGCGCCTTGTCCGGTTATCGCTGGGGGGTGGAGCGCAAGCGCACGCTGCTCGAGCGTGAGACGCCGGCATGA
- a CDS encoding Ada metal-binding domain-containing protein: protein MSRQWTLLGADGQPFLSDRPGSLGGHRRSHIYGRLDCPVALRLIAKGHDLRRNRVFFLDEVSACAAGYRPCARCLPEAYKRWKADLGDMD from the coding sequence ATGAGCCGGCAGTGGACGCTGCTCGGCGCCGACGGCCAGCCGTTCCTCAGTGACCGGCCGGGCAGCCTCGGCGGCCATCGCCGCAGCCACATCTATGGCCGCCTCGATTGCCCGGTGGCGCTGCGCCTGATCGCCAAGGGCCACGACCTGCGGCGTAATCGGGTGTTCTTTCTCGACGAAGTGAGCGCCTGCGCCGCCGGTTATCGACCCTGCGCGCGCTGTTTGCCCGAGGCCTATAAGCGTTGGAAGGCTGATCTTGGGGACATGGATTAG
- a CDS encoding sodium:proton antiporter: MKSLLKICLAVLLWVPVLAQAADLDGASLNLNWALPFAGILLSIALFPIFAPGIWHHHFGKITAFWTLGFLLPFAVSFGGHTTAALVVHALLAEYIPFIVLLFALYTISGGILLWGNLHGSPRLNTGLLAIGTLLASLMGTTGAAMLLIRPLLRANDNRQHKVHVVVFFIFLVANVGGGLTPLGDPPLFLGFLKGVDFMWTVEHMAAPVALLALVLLAIFYLVDRYFYAKEDELLAHDPSHDAPLKLYGKRNLLLLAGVIGAVLLSGVWKPGIRFDAMGTPVELQNLVRDGLLLGLALLSLAITPKQVRAGNEFNWEPMLEVGKLFAGIFITIAPAIAILRAGSQGQLAGLVALVSDSTGAPLNAMYFWMSGLLSGFLDNAPTYLVFFNLAAGDAQTLMQQLPGTLLAISMGAVFMGALTYIGNAPNFMVKAIAEQRGVKMPSFFGFLLWSCVILLPLFAVLTLLFF; the protein is encoded by the coding sequence ATGAAGTCACTGCTGAAAATCTGCCTGGCCGTGCTGCTGTGGGTGCCGGTCTTGGCTCAGGCGGCAGACCTGGATGGCGCCAGCCTGAACCTGAACTGGGCGCTGCCGTTCGCCGGCATCCTGCTGTCGATCGCGCTGTTTCCGATCTTCGCCCCAGGCATCTGGCATCACCATTTTGGCAAGATCACCGCCTTCTGGACCCTGGGCTTCCTGCTGCCGTTTGCCGTCAGCTTCGGCGGCCATACCACCGCGGCGCTGGTGGTGCATGCGCTGCTCGCCGAGTACATCCCCTTCATCGTCCTGCTGTTCGCCCTCTACACCATCTCCGGCGGCATCCTGCTGTGGGGCAACCTGCACGGCTCGCCACGGTTGAACACCGGCCTGCTGGCGATCGGCACCCTGCTGGCCTCGCTGATGGGCACCACCGGCGCGGCCATGCTGCTGATCCGCCCGCTGCTGCGCGCCAATGACAACCGCCAGCACAAGGTGCACGTGGTGGTGTTCTTCATCTTCCTGGTCGCCAACGTCGGCGGCGGCCTGACCCCGCTGGGCGACCCGCCGCTGTTCCTCGGCTTCCTCAAGGGCGTGGATTTCATGTGGACGGTCGAGCACATGGCCGCACCGGTGGCGCTGCTGGCGCTGGTGCTGCTGGCGATCTTCTATCTGGTCGACCGCTACTTTTATGCCAAGGAAGACGAGCTACTGGCGCACGACCCGTCGCACGATGCACCGCTGAAACTGTACGGCAAGCGCAACCTGCTGCTGCTCGCCGGGGTGATCGGCGCGGTGCTGCTGTCCGGCGTATGGAAGCCGGGCATTCGCTTTGATGCCATGGGCACGCCGGTCGAGCTGCAGAACCTGGTGCGCGACGGCCTGCTGCTCGGCCTGGCGCTGCTGTCCCTGGCGATCACGCCGAAACAGGTGCGCGCCGGCAACGAGTTCAATTGGGAGCCGATGCTGGAGGTGGGCAAGCTGTTCGCCGGCATCTTCATCACCATCGCCCCGGCCATCGCCATCCTGCGCGCCGGCAGCCAGGGCCAGTTGGCCGGGCTGGTGGCGCTGGTCAGCGACTCCACCGGCGCGCCGCTGAACGCCATGTACTTCTGGATGAGCGGACTGCTGTCGGGCTTCCTCGACAATGCGCCGACCTACCTGGTGTTCTTCAACCTCGCCGCCGGCGACGCGCAGACCCTGATGCAGCAGCTGCCCGGCACCTTGCTGGCGATCTCCATGGGCGCGGTGTTCATGGGCGCGCTGACTTATATAGGCAATGCGCCGAACTTCATGGTCAAGGCCATCGCCGAGCAGCGCGGGGTCAAGATGCCGAGCTTCTTCGGTTTCCTGCTGTGGTCGTGCGTGATCCTGTTGCCGCTGTTCGCCGTGCTGACGCTGCTGTTCTTCTAA
- a CDS encoding NAD(P)H-dependent flavin oxidoreductase: protein MSTTACRLLGIQHPIIQAPMAGVSTPRLAAAVSNAGGLGSLGIGASTVAQVRALIAETRALTAQPFNLNLFCHRPAQADPAREAAWLAHLRPWFGEFGASPPASLHEPYPSFVNDAAMLELLLAERPAVVSFHFGLPDAEVIAALKAAGIVLMASATSLEEAAQVEQAGIDLLIAQGVEAGGHRGVFAPERGDAGIGTLALVRLFAQQARLPLIAAGGIMDGAGIAAALALGASAAQLGTAFILCPESSANAAYREALHSPRAQHTAITAAISGRPARGLVNRMHTEVDGPGAPPLPDYPIAYDAGKALHAAASAQGNHEFAAHWAGQGAPLSRALPAAELMSVLVEEWRQSR from the coding sequence ATGAGCACAACCGCCTGCCGTTTGCTCGGCATCCAACACCCGATCATCCAGGCGCCGATGGCCGGCGTCTCCACCCCACGGCTGGCGGCGGCGGTGTCCAATGCCGGCGGCCTGGGTTCGCTGGGCATCGGCGCCAGCACGGTGGCGCAGGTCCGCGCGCTGATCGCGGAAACCCGCGCGCTGACCGCCCAGCCGTTCAACCTCAACCTGTTCTGCCACCGCCCGGCACAGGCCGACCCGGCGCGCGAGGCCGCCTGGCTGGCGCACCTGCGGCCGTGGTTCGGCGAGTTCGGCGCCAGCCCGCCGGCGAGCCTGCACGAGCCCTATCCGAGCTTCGTCAACGACGCGGCGATGCTCGAACTGCTGCTGGCCGAGCGCCCGGCGGTGGTCAGCTTCCACTTCGGCCTGCCCGATGCGGAGGTCATCGCGGCCCTCAAGGCGGCCGGCATCGTGCTGATGGCCAGTGCCACCAGCCTGGAGGAGGCGGCTCAGGTCGAGCAGGCCGGCATCGACTTGCTGATCGCCCAGGGCGTCGAGGCCGGTGGCCATCGCGGCGTGTTTGCGCCCGAGCGCGGCGACGCCGGCATCGGCACCCTGGCGCTGGTGCGGCTGTTCGCCCAGCAGGCGCGGCTGCCGCTGATCGCCGCCGGTGGCATCATGGACGGCGCCGGTATCGCCGCCGCCCTGGCGCTGGGGGCGAGCGCCGCGCAGCTGGGCACCGCCTTCATTCTCTGCCCGGAATCTTCCGCCAACGCCGCCTACCGGGAGGCGCTGCACAGCCCGCGCGCGCAGCACACGGCGATCACCGCGGCGATCTCCGGACGGCCGGCGCGAGGCCTGGTCAACCGCATGCACACGGAGGTCGACGGGCCCGGCGCGCCGCCACTGCCCGATTATCCGATTGCCTATGACGCCGGCAAGGCCCTGCACGCCGCCGCCAGCGCCCAGGGCAACCACGAATTCGCCGCCCACTGGGCCGGCCAGGGCGCCCCGCTGTCCCGCGCGCTGCCGGCCGCCGAGCTGATGAGTGTACTGGTCGAGGAGTGGCGGCAGAGCCGCTGA
- a CDS encoding mechanosensitive ion channel family protein has translation MLAWLAEHPLLTAATLLALDLLLWQLLPGTQQRWKLLLRIGIFLGYSLLLFNAGLSPLQGAPWPEQLPAHLIATVLLIAWWLLAARTLSLLIGAMLMSRVGHGGRLLQDVLGAIIFLIAVIAAAAYVMQLPVRGLLVTSGALAIIVGLALQSTLGDVFSGIVLNTTKPYQLDDVISIDGTEGKVVEIDWRATRLLTSQGSLAVIPNSLAAKAKILNFSRPSELHGVAISLEFAPQVRPRLVLEALERALQGCRDLLISPQPSVAIKKTATGTLEYEASGFVAAMAHKGAVRNQLYDLAYRHLQACGVLLSTAPSGLSQGRALLESVSLFTSLGADEKLALSEHMRRQEFAAGSIVLASGAVTDYLLIIESGVISVTLSGEGETLEAGRMGPGEVIGEAGILAEAAWPAQFTALTPCVLYRIDKEALEPCLQARREIGEAMAKLLSYRQQHSEALLHDKPVVVEKGGFLRWLRKRARQRWS, from the coding sequence ATGTTGGCATGGTTGGCGGAACATCCGTTATTGACTGCCGCCACGCTGCTCGCGCTCGACCTGCTGCTCTGGCAACTGCTGCCGGGCACGCAGCAGCGCTGGAAGCTGCTGCTGCGGATCGGCATCTTCCTCGGCTACAGCCTGCTGCTGTTCAACGCCGGCCTGAGCCCGCTGCAGGGCGCGCCGTGGCCCGAGCAGTTGCCCGCGCACCTGATCGCCACCGTGCTGCTAATCGCCTGGTGGCTGTTGGCCGCACGCACCCTGAGCCTCCTCATCGGCGCCATGCTGATGTCGCGGGTCGGACATGGCGGGCGCCTGCTGCAGGATGTGCTGGGAGCGATCATCTTCCTGATCGCCGTCATCGCCGCCGCCGCCTATGTCATGCAGCTGCCGGTGCGCGGCCTGCTGGTGACCTCCGGGGCGCTGGCGATCATCGTCGGCTTGGCGCTGCAGAGCACCCTCGGCGACGTGTTCTCCGGCATCGTGCTGAACACCACCAAGCCCTACCAGCTAGATGACGTCATCTCCATCGATGGCACCGAGGGCAAGGTGGTGGAGATCGACTGGCGCGCTACCCGCCTGCTGACCAGCCAGGGCAGTCTGGCGGTGATCCCCAACTCGCTGGCGGCCAAGGCCAAGATCCTCAACTTCAGCCGGCCGAGCGAGCTGCACGGCGTGGCCATCAGCCTCGAGTTCGCCCCCCAGGTGCGGCCGCGGCTGGTACTGGAGGCGCTGGAGCGGGCCCTGCAGGGCTGCCGCGACTTGCTGATCTCGCCCCAGCCCAGCGTCGCCATCAAGAAGACCGCCACCGGCACGCTGGAATACGAGGCCAGCGGCTTCGTCGCCGCGATGGCGCACAAGGGCGCGGTGCGCAATCAGCTCTATGACCTGGCCTACCGTCACCTGCAGGCCTGCGGCGTGCTGCTGTCGACGGCGCCGTCCGGCCTCTCGCAGGGGCGGGCGCTGCTGGAGAGCGTGAGCCTGTTCACCTCGCTCGGCGCTGACGAGAAACTGGCCCTGAGCGAGCACATGCGGCGCCAGGAGTTCGCCGCCGGCAGCATCGTGCTGGCCAGCGGGGCGGTCACCGACTACCTGTTGATCATCGAGTCCGGGGTGATCTCGGTGACCCTGAGCGGCGAGGGTGAAACCCTCGAGGCCGGGCGCATGGGCCCGGGCGAGGTGATCGGCGAGGCCGGCATCCTCGCCGAGGCAGCCTGGCCGGCGCAGTTCACCGCGCTGACGCCGTGCGTGCTCTACCGCATCGATAAGGAGGCGCTGGAGCCCTGCCTGCAGGCGCGCCGCGAAATCGGCGAGGCCATGGCCAAGCTGCTCAGCTACCGCCAGCAGCACAGCGAGGCGCTGCTGCACGACAAGCCGGTGGTGGTGGAGAAGGGCGGCTTCCTGCGTTGGTTGCGCAAGCGTGCCCGGCAGCGCTGGAGCTAA